A window of Watersipora subatra chromosome 10, tzWatSuba1.1, whole genome shotgun sequence genomic DNA:
TAGGCGGAGGAGGTAAGTCTGCTTGTTGAAAGTACATATTTACTACTTGTGACATGTCAGGATATTGAGAGACAACTTCTCCAATACTCTTTAGCGCGGTTTTGTTGAACTCGCGCAGCTCCCGCAAGTCCATATCTTTCTGTAGTAGAATATGATGGGGTTAGGTAAGCAACCGCTATACAATAAGGTAAAATACAGCATATGTCAGGTAAAATACAGCATATGACATACAGTAGCTGGCATACAGTAAGTGACCTACAGTAGGTGGCATACAGTAGGAGACACACAATAGGTAACATACACGTAAGTAGGTGACCTACAGTAGATGGCATACAGTATGTGACACACAGTAGGTAGCATACAGTAAGTAGCATACAGTAGGTATGCTACTTACTGTATGTCTCCTAAGACATATAGTAGGTAGCATACCTACTGTATGCTACCTACTGTATGTCTACATACAGTCTAAATAAGATGTGCTACAACCTTCATTCATTTTTCAACaggtatatgtataataatatattgtcagCTATTTTGAAAGGTCGATTGATATACTCTATTTGCAGCCAACAAccgttatttttataaataattaataatcttACAGCAACTTAAAGTCAAACAGATTTAAATTCGACTCGCCTCTTCAGGAATCTCTGACTTTGTACCGGCTGCACTGCGAATTTCTCTCATtaattttgcattcattttctGTGCTCGATCCAGCTTATGCTTCTGTTCATCAAGTTCCCTCTGTATCTGAAGCATTTTGTTCTTCTTCTCCTCTAACATTTCTGCATAAGCTTGCTCATCTCTTACTAAaagacaatatatatataagtcagCTGAAAAGACAATAAATATGAGTCAGTTGATAAGACAATAGATATGAGTCAGCTGATAAGACAATAGATATGAGTCAGCTGATAAGACAATAGATATGAGTCAGTTGATAAGACAATAAATATGAGTCAGTTGATAAGACAATAAATATGAGTCAGTTGATAAGACAATAAATATGAGTCAGTTGATAAGACAATAAATATGAGTCAGTTGATAAGACAATAGATATGAGTCAGCGGATAAGACAATAGATATGAGTCAGCTGATAGGACAATAGATATGAGTCAGTTGATAAGACAACAGATATGAGTCAGTTGATAAGACATTAGATATGAGTCAGCTGATAAGACCATAGATATGAATCAGCTGATAAGACAATAGATATGAGTCAGCTGATAAGACAATAGATATGAGTCAGCTGATAATGCAATAGATATGAGTCAGTTGATAAGACAATAGATATGAGTCAGCCGATAAGACAATAAATATGAGTCAGCTGataatacaatagatatgagTCAGTTGATAAAACAATAGATATGAGTCAGTTGATAAGACAATAAATATGAGTCAGCTGATAAGACAATAAATATGAGTCAGTTGATAAGACAATAAATATGAGTCAGTTGATAAGACAATAGATATGAGTCAGCGGATAAGACAATAGATATGAGTCAGCTGATAGGACAATAGATATGAGTCAGTTGATAAGACAACAGATATGAGTCAGTTGATAAGACATTAGATATGAGTCAGCTGATAAGACCATAGATATGAATCAGCTGATAAGACAATAGATATGAGTCAGCTGATAAGACAATAGATATGAGTCAGTTGATAAGACAATAGATATGAGTCAGCTGATAAGACAATAGATATGAGTCAGCTGATAAGACAATATATATGAGTCAGTTGATAAGACAACAGATATGAGTCAGTTGATAAGACATTAGATATGAGTCAGCTGATAAGACCATAGATATGAATCAGCTGATAAGACAATAGATACGAGTCAGTTGATAAAACAATAGATATAAGTCAGCTGATAAAACAATAGATATGAGTCAGCTGATAAGACAATAGATATGAGTCAGCTGATAAGACAATATATATGAGTCAACTGATAAGACAATAGACATTCTTTTATCAATTGCAGATAAAACAATATACTAAACAGTTACGCATAGtcaaagcttttaaaaaaaatctttttgattCAAAAAGCAAGTCTTTAATATTTGCACAACAGGAATAGGTGTTCATCAGGAACAATAtctgtatatatttaattagtataaatttgaaaaatacacatttccataataaaaactactaaattaGCATATCTAAAACTAGGAAGAGAATAAGAGAATGCGTACCGAGATTGTCCATAGTTCTGCTCATCGTTTTCATATCTTCTTGAAGTTCCCTCGTTTGCCGTCTTTTGTACTTGTACTTATCCATGACAGCCCTAAGTTGTTCCTCTAGCTGTGACTTCTCCTCCATCTCCTCACTAGTGTCGGTCACCTACGGAGTGACAAGGTACGACATAGAGCAACAAATAGGTGGGCCTTATCAATCTATAAATGTAGTTTAACGCTGTTTCTTACTTtaatcaattatttttttaaatataattaattcGCTTTCAGTAAAACTAAAGGTGCTAGTAAATGCTTATGATATGATAAAGAAACCAGAACAGCCAGTTGAGATCAtagcaaatgttttttttaatttatttcatagaTGCCTGTAACACCCTGTTTTAAACTAGCCTTAGCTGCTAGACAAGCTATAAAAAGAGTTTATAATTTAAGTTATAAAACACGACCCACAACTCTTTAGCATGTTGTTAACATTACATCAACGTAGCAAAGTGCACATTCCACACATGCCATAACAGTATGGCTATAAACTTGTTGTATTTCTAATATATACACATGGGTGCGAAGAAAAATTGCCTCCTTCATTTTCTCGTGAATGACAATCATATCTATGTaaatattgccaataaagtaatgtaatgtatatataaataaatagatgtAAATATGCAAAGTATCCTTTATGCAATTGAGTGAGTAAACCGGCAAATAGATGAATATCTCTTACAAGTGGAAAGCTTTAATATGACGAACATTCATACTTGCCCAGATAATTTACAGCGAAGACTTTAAACTATTTAagtatttttgtaaaagtttattAGACATAATTATTAAAGTTTATGAATTGTTTATTACTAACACTCTTCCTTTTTTGTATAAAGTTTTATGGTTCCCACGTAATGAGGTTGCAAGCCCTACAGAATAGAGTCAGTGAGTGGTAGAAGAGCGCGAGCTGTTACCTTGTTAAAGCTCTTCCTGTACGTCTCATTCCTGTTGTTCATCAACCTGAGCGTGTTCTCTAGAGCTCGAATCTCCTTCTCCGCCTTTCTGATCTTCGCATCCAATTCATCACCAGTTCTCTGGAGTTCTTCCTTTTCCTGTGCCGCCTGTCCAAAAGCGAATAACCACAATATGGCATTTAAGCATGAAGTCATAACTCCTaatactacaaatatatgtGATATAAAATGTTCAAAACGGACAGGTTTAGCTTGTTGAAGGTGAGTACATTACAGTGAGCTCTCAGAGGAGCACAGCTAAATGTTTAATATCTGTACAGACATCTACATGCTCTAGAAGGCAGAATGGGTGTACAGAGAAAACATGTTTTAGTCGGATAGAAAAACAACTTTCGCATAATAGCGAATTTGACTGAAGCTTACCTTTATGACATAATAAGCCTGAGATTTCTCTTCCTCTCCCTCTGGTGGAGCCATGGCCACCATCAATATCTCATACCTCTTCCTTAGTTTATCGATCTTAGCTATTCTCTcatgcagctcagagcttatcTGCTGCCGTTCATCGTCTGCTGCTCTAGTCTGCGCGCGCAGCATGTCGGTGTGAATATTGATCTCATTCCTCCTCTCCTTCATAGCCTGAGATAAGAGAACAAGAAACCTGAATGATGAATTTGTGTAATAGGCTGCAGCATTTTTCTGTACTGATTGCAAGAAAGCTGGAATAAAACTCTAATTATTCACTAGTGAAGAGAGGACAACTACACAATAAACACATATACGCATTAGTGCCTTATGTGGTCTTGGCTGAAACTTGCGATTAAAATAATTGTAGAGTATATTGAAATTGTGCATTTCTAAGTCAAAGCATGCAGCATAGTCTGTTTATAATGAAAGGTACGAAGCAATtgtaaattgaaaatgaaaagttGTGGGTTATTTTCCCACAAAAAGAACACCAATGCCTACCTATTACTCGTTTGAATGTTTATTACAACTATGAACAAATGTTATCACCTAAACACAATGACgttgtgaaataaaaaacaaacagtaggaaaattattgttgaaaaacagccggcttaaaacttttaaattggGTGAAAAAATTTAGTAGACAATAATTTTAGCTTCGAAAATATTTCTAGCAAAGTTAATGTGCAGATTCTTTGCTGGATTGTAAGTTACTACAACCAGATTATTCCCAAACCAAAAAGGAAGAAGCCATTgacatgtggaaatgtgtaaATTAACACTCACCGTCTCCAATTGCAACTTTCTCTTTTCAAGAGAAAGCACATCATCAGCCTTAGCATTGAGCATTTCTCGCAAACGCTTGATCTCCAGCTTAAGAAGGTTGTCGTCGACCATGAGCTCCTGTTTATTACGGGTGATGGTGGCGAGCTCCCTTTGAGAGTTATCATTATACAGCGTCAGCTCATTGATCTTCACCTGTCCAACAGAATAAACAGTACACTAATTTGAACAGATTGCTATGAAACATACGCATTGATTTGAAACACTTGAAACACAACAGATAAAACAAACGTTGCTATCCAGTtcacaaacagaaataaaaaagaaaactaaaaatatatataaattaaaaataaatataacgaTCAAAAGAGACAAAGTTGTGACAAGTTTAAAGATGAAATCAGCTGCtatgagtactaaaaatatcTGAGCATAAAATAGAGTAGGTTGAGAGAGCTGTAAGAGGGATACCCATACACACACAATAACCTACGACAGAAAGGGTTGACACAGATAGAGTAGGTTGAGAGAGCTGTAAGAGGGATACCCATACACACACAATAACCTACGACAGAAAGGGCTGACACAGATAGAGTAGGTTGAGAGAGCTGTAAGAGGGATACCCATACACACACAATAACCTACGACAGAAAGGGCTGACACAGAAAGGGCTGACACAGAAAGGGCTGACACAGGAAGGGCTGACACAGAAAGAGCTGACACAGAAAGGGCCGACACAGAAAGGGCTGACACAGAAAGGGCTGACACAAAGAGGGCTGACACAGAAAGGGCTGACACAGAAAGGGCTGACACAGAAAGGGCTGACACAGAAAGGGCTGACACAGAAAGGGCTGACACAGAAAGGGCTGACACAGAAAGGGCTGACACAGAAAGGGCTGACACAGAAAGGGCTGACACAGAAAAGGCTGACACAGAAAGGGCTGACACAGAAAGGGCTGACACAGAAAAGGCTGACACAGAAAGGGCTGACACAGAAAGGGCTGACACAGAAAGGGCTGACACAGAAAGGGCTGACACAGAAAAGGCTGACACAGAAAGGGCTGACACAGAGATCTCACTACAAGTTCTGTCACTTTTGGAGAATAGAAACTGATGAACAGCTCACCGTTAGATCAGCCATTTCAAGACTTGATTTTTCCAAGTCTCTTTTAGCTCGTCTGATATCATCTTGTAGTCTCTTCAGCTGAGCATTCAACAGTGTGTGGGCTTGTTGTCGCTCCTCCAACTGCTCAGTCAGCTCTTTTATCCTTGCCTCTAAGGCTACTTTCTCTTCATTGCTATGCTCTCCTTGCATTCGATTGATCCTCCTTTCCAGTTGTTGAATTGAAAAATCCTAGAAAAGGAGACTGATTAGTCGAGtccattatacatgtagatatatttatatgcatatatttataatatacaaaGTTAGTCTGATTGTGGTGAAATCATGCATAAAGTGCTCCACTTAAACAGGAGCAAAATTAAAACAAGTTAGAGTGACTGAAATTTATTTCACTACAACATAATTTTGTATGGTTCACAGTAAAATCAAAAGCACAGCTTCAAACCTGGTGGTTGCACAGCTTCAAAATGGGGTTGACTCAAATTTGAAGCTGTGCTCTTGATTTTACTGTAAACCATGCAAAACAATATTGTAGTGCAATAAATTTTCGTCACTCTATAACTTgttcttatatttatatatatacatgtatgtacagtttatatgtatgttatatgtatatatatatccaacTCCTGAAGCATGTACATGCAAAAAACCAACTGCAGTAGAGCTACATTTTAGTACGATTTATATTGCCTATTTTATAACCGGCTCCATATGAGGCGGCTGATCGCCAGGCCCAGGGCGGAGTGAGAGATAAAGAGAGAAGAACCGAGACCGATGCAAAAACTGAGCTGAGCCCCGACCCAGCAAATGTCCTCGTTGAAAGGCCATGACATTTGCCGGCCCtatgtatatttgtgaaatatatgtttatagCCTCTATACTCAAGTGGTTTGATTCTCATTGAGCGGTAGAGGAACAGGGAGTTTCATTTACACATAGATAgtgaatacatgtattattttttCATCGTGGCATCAGCTAATCTGGTCGGAAAACAAACAATATCATGTAGCCTAATACTGCCTATTTATGACTATGCCACTAGTGAATTAACTGAAACGTTCCCTGTCAGCGTCGACTTATAGCGGAAAAAAGATGTGCGAACGCTGCAAAACTGATCACACAAACTTTCAAAAAGTGAAAGAGACCACAAAAACTAATGGTCACTTGCGTTGATAAAACCCTTTTATCATTTGCCACTAGACCCTGTCTAGTAATGTTTGTCACTTCTGGAACTGATATGAAAGGTTTTGAAGGTGAATAGTACAAGATTGTATTGcatggagttgtctgttcatgaAACATGCGTTAGGAGGTAACGGTTGACTTACATAGTAAGTGACTAAAAGCTAGCCTTCAGAGGAAATAATGATGCCAAAAGTCAGAAGTAGAGATATATGAGCACCTGGTTGTAGATAATTTCCAGCTGCTTGAGAGAGTCATGATCGAGTTTGTTGATCTTGCTGTCAAGGTTTCTAATAGCAGCCCGAGTTCCCTGAATCTCAGCATTTGTGTCCTTCTCAAGTTTCTTGGATGTAAATAACTCTTGACTTTTCTTGAATTTGATGTCTCTTAGGTGCTTGAGGTCTTGTTCAATCAGCTGCAATTGATCAAGTCAAATGCATACCATGCCAAGAAAACAAGCATCATGAATGATTACCATCCCATTGGTTGGCATGTAACACAGACATGAACCCTTGGTAACTAGCCACTACCATAGCAGAAGATAGTAAATAGTCAATTAAACAATGAGTTAAACCAACTTGATAGCAAATAAGTATATTATATTAAGAGCAATATATCAACCAAAACAAGGCTTTTTTCTATAATTATAGCGCCGCATGATGATAAACCaagaattgaaaaatttaaaacaatagaaataaatgTGAGCAATCGGTAATAATCTTGTAGCTAACATGTAATGTAAAGCTAAAATTAATAATTCATCTATGTATATCAAAGAAATTTCCTTTCCAAAAAAAAA
This region includes:
- the LOC137406144 gene encoding salivary glue protein Sgs-3-like, yielding MKSAAMKRADTERADTERADTGRADTERADTERADTERADTERADTKRADTERADTERADTERADTERADTERADTERADTERADTERADTERADTEKADTERADTERADTEKADTERADTERADTERADTERADTEKADTERADTEISLQVLSLLENRN
- the LOC137405720 gene encoding coiled-coil domain-containing protein 39-like translates to MPASSILSEIEWDEGFSMPVANSENRHLEELVSDKEKSIVKAQQELRQNEDRVHHVSEHLRNVRQELKHTQNIVTARGKEVETEDHLLKIADREDGRLKQEIARLQKEMEELKEQKNIYENNIFKQNKKLEDLREQMNWDQQALELWLEESARKDEDAMTLAKYSREDEGKIKELTLRLSRLTDEAADRKKKLNNEMMDTQTTQIELDKAAEEFRAAHAERQELIKQWEYTIEQMQRRDREMDFLATELSKLRVEVNKREEMIREKRQFLESQENNNEEMEKKISVAERNAARLRLEYQDADSERVKFADELDALKRTVDRTNQDLETTRTQVSQLKKDIMDKQNKLRETVDIRESLSEKLKVATEAQLSAEELATRMDEMMEAEEKRQKLIEQDLKHLRDIKFKKSQELFTSKKLEKDTNAEIQGTRAAIRNLDSKINKLDHDSLKQLEIIYNQDFSIQQLERRINRMQGEHSNEEKVALEARIKELTEQLEERQQAHTLLNAQLKRLQDDIRRAKRDLEKSSLEMADLTVKINELTLYNDNSQRELATITRNKQELMVDDNLLKLEIKRLREMLNAKADDVLSLEKRKLQLETAMKERRNEINIHTDMLRAQTRAADDERQQISSELHERIAKIDKLRKRYEILMVAMAPPEGEEEKSQAYYVIKAAQEKEELQRTGDELDAKIRKAEKEIRALENTLRLMNNRNETYRKSFNKVTDTSEEMEEKSQLEEQLRAVMDKYKYKRRQTRELQEDMKTMSRTMDNLVRDEQAYAEMLEEKKNKMLQIQRELDEQKHKLDRAQKMNAKLMREIRSAAGTKSEIPEEANMDLRELREFNKTALKSIGEVVSQYPDMSQVVNMYFQQADLPPPPSPGAGGRFGSRPSSARSSASSNRSLDSVRSRESIRTTSINMAGAFIPASGRSSGSRGSAASGRSGRP